One region of Wyeomyia smithii strain HCP4-BCI-WySm-NY-G18 chromosome 3, ASM2978416v1, whole genome shotgun sequence genomic DNA includes:
- the LOC129732859 gene encoding HEAT repeat-containing protein 5B isoform X5, which yields MELSHSLTLNEDALSQIPEQKRPVFIFEWLRFLDKVLVAAQKSDIKGCQKKLVEQLTQHIQDSPGPPMRKLIARCLATLFSVGDTFLLFETVNKCNDILKNKDDSPSYLATRLAAICVVGCMYEKLGRMMGRSYEDTVQILIKSLKNAESQVRIEIMLTLEKVCSGMSSAISNVHKDIYKAVRYCLTDRVMAVRVAASNCLLEMTKHAPFLYTTELESLAALCFRAFDSCNYEVRCAVAKLLGTLIACTQNGSIKKFTNMTSSASSTRSFRPISLDEALGVLMAGFLRGGVSFLKGTGEIIKGSSGVNREVRVGVTHAYVVFVQTMGGLWLERNLQAFLIHVLDLVANPKAASSHMDAVYSRKCTNFMLRSVIGKMLGEKAQASACKELIHIIAKQMNSIDFNPENAKDSNQETLFSQHLLVCALQELGSLVLLLGTTAQNLLTDQSLNFIDATCAVLIHPCLAARLAAAWCLRCVCVAVPSQITPLVDRFIEAIEKMRTSPDAISGYSSALAAVLGGVRYSPLGIPHTRGKVIFNTAEELLRTASQNSRLSLNRTQAGWLLIGAIMTLGVPVVKGLLPRMLLLWRNAFPRSTKELDSEKARGDAFTWQVTLEGRAGALSVMHSFLLHYPELVTDDITRRLLTPIESALAMLINFTSVLKSYGQHLKAPTAMVRLRLYETLTLLPANALESSYTHLLRMLVSEFTLTENPANTTTSLLRQMCHADDSIILGTWLQETDHRSIEDQLQPNSAAGSGALEHDPCCLYRTITSGEQCPGPLPLGVAVIDQSVTLFGLIFPKVANKHRLQMLEHFGECIRHAKSSRQEAVQMNIFTALLSGLKGLTETKSGIGQEEVRKSATNLIINALICTNPILRCAAGEALGRIAQVLGDSRITAELAQTSFDRLKSARDVVTRTGHSLALGCLHRYVGGMGSSQHLNTSVSILLALAQDGSSPVVQVWSLYALSLIADSGGPMFRGYVEPTLSLCLKLLLSVPQSHVDVHQCIGRVLSALITTMGPELQGNSTSICTARTSLLCAAAIMQAHSDPLVQAEATGCLQQLHLFAPRHVNLSTLVPNLCQNLNSNYLMLRKAAVSCLRQLTTREAKEVCEHALNLVSDVDGFALSDYGLPGVLFGMLDTESDNIMIKNIHDTITSMLQILAADNLSQWLSMCKNVLTVASEAALTAGATETAGSKEDADDDAEDNEGDDDNIEFHAEDNLVTHPAVQPRWPTRVFAAECVRKIISTCENASAAHYDLLLAKEMQITKSRGDYLVLHLSDLIRMAFMAATSDSDQLRLEGLKTLQEIIDKFARVPEPEFPGHLLLEQFQAQVGAALRPAFSQDTPSHVTAAACEVCSAWIGSGVARDLNDLRRVHQLLVSNLIKLNDKTNSTQLYNESMATLEKLSILKAWGQVYIMAMMGNGTAPASLMLKMLSSSSTTITSLTNESRSTGDEEFGDFESRGESLLALVQPELDNLSTHWLSALKDYALLSLPADYASQLPHDGGAFYTNDTMNLAKPYYLTSWPPILHAAALWLNAEGFAKNEHDFTVTKASNDDKTNANDIPSGKTIDRFNHQNATGVVCGTISHGSLSADRFHLVFGICMEALCSTRTNEKLDSVIACLQSLYTIFDSKWARLMLSKNKSLPVELCNVLHRLILTRDSVEVQFLCILILKQTIKASSESLELEKQDKQAEEKSKDENDSNVDVDILGEGGEEGEILPGKSHVYAVMEVILCLLARQIPAMNPSQSARVATEQLQRQMTQAKNGRFKLSEDNSLLVATAIQSMSDLTKLCSPTGAVSILPTILYLTTSVIKEVATKSITDETIIANSNIIQAALQLLKALATDCYAKHELSSDEWKKLLQSALGKIIDLTKTGCEETKLDEVTMMLAIAVFLLHTPSSLVAVPNLQYPCINHFRQCLISGSPMVRLKCVQTMRSIFINTDLKIATPYIHALAPRLVEILFAENNRCPQNDMELAFILEGITSLEALTAIAEPNNRTQMLTLLVPILINYLLEPDQLRNKTKQCVQLHEQAIQWLMKIGPKYPSEFKSFMSQAPELRIKLEVAIKRNQMSAIQAKNKSEAANAVARASATQQQKPTIQLKTDFSNFST from the exons ATGGAGTTGTCACATAGCCTTACGTTGAACGAAGACGCTCTAAGTCAGATACCAGAGCAAAAACGTCCGGTATTCATCTTTGAGTGGCTTCGTTTCTTGGACAAGGTTCTCGTGGCAGCTCAAAAGTCGGATATAAAAGGCTGCCAAAAGAAACTAGTGGAACAGCTGACACAACATATACAAGACTCTCCGGGACCTCCAATGCGAAAACTAATCGCTCGATGTCTTGCAACCTTGTTCTCTGTTGGTGATACCTTTTTGTTGTTTGAAACCGTGAACAAATGTAACGACATTTTAAAGAACAAGGATGATTCGCCGAGCTACTTGGCAACCAGACTTGCGGCTATTTGTGTCGTCGGTTGTATGTACGAAAAACTAGGACGAATGATGGGGCGTTCCTATGAAGATACAGtacaaattttgataaaatcttTAAAGAACGCTGAATCACAAGTGCGAATCGAAATAATGCTGACGTTGGAAAAGGTGTGCTCTGGAATGAGTTCAGCGATTTCTAATGTCCATAAGGACATATATAAAGCAGTTCGATATTGTCTTACGGATCGTGTCATGGCAGTTCGTGTAGCTGCTTCAaattgtttacttgaaatgaccAAACATGCCCCGTTTCTGTATACCACAGAACTTGAGAGTCTAGCAGCCTTGTGCTTTCGAGCATTCGACAGCTGTAACTACGAAGTGAGATGCgctgttgctaaacttttagGAACTTTGATTGCATGTACACAAAATGGAAGTATAAAAAAATTCACTAATATGACATCTTCGGCATCGAGCACTAGATCTTTTCGCCCGATATCTTTAGATGAAGCGTTAGGTGTTTTAATGGCTGGTTTTCTCCGTGGTGGAGTGTCGTTCCTCAAAGGAACAGGAGAAATTATCAAGGGAAGCTCAGGAGTTAACCGCGAAGTTCGGGTTGGTGTAACTCATGCGTATGTGGTTTTCGTGCAAACTATGGGCGGCCTATGGTTAGAACGTAACCTGCAAGCATTTTTAATACACGTTCTAGACCTTGTTGCAAATCCTAAAGCTGCTTCGTCCCACATGGATGCTGTATACTCGAGAAAGTGTACTAATTTTATGTTGCGTTCAGTGATAGGAAAAATGCTTGGAGAAAAAGCACAAGCATCAGCCTGCAAGGAGTTAATCCATATCATAGCGAAACAGATGAACTCTATCGATTTCAATCCAGAGAACGCGAAAGATTCAAACCAGGAAACATTATTTAGTCAACATTTACTGGTGTGTGCGCTGCAGGAACTTGGTAGTTTGGTGCTGCTTTTAGGAACGACAGCACAAAATCTACTCACCGATCAGTCACTGAATTTCATCGATGCAACTTGTGCAGTGTTAATTCATCCTTGCCTGGCTGCCAGACTAGCGGCCGCTTGGTGTTTGAGGTGCGTCTGCGTTGCTGTACCTAGCCAGATCACACCTCTTGTTGATCGATTTATAGAGGCTATCGAGAAAATGCGAACCTCACCAGATGCTATATCTGGTTATAGCAGCGCGCTAGCCGCTGTATTGGGAGGCGTAAGATATTCGCCACTAGGCATTCCGCATACAAGAGGAAAGGTGATATTTAATACTGCAGAAGAACTGTTACGAACAGCGAGTCAAAATAGCCGATTATCCCTGAACAGAACGCAAGCTGGTTGGCTCTTGATCGGAGCGATAATGACACTTGGAGTGCCTGTTGTGAAAGGTCTTCTACCACGTATGTTGTTGCTCTGGCGCAATGCATTTCCTCGCTCCACCAAAGAACTCGATTCGGAAAAAGCCCGTGGAGATGCTTTCACCTGGCAGGTCACACTCGAAGGTCGTGCGGGTGCTTTGTCTGTTATGCATAGTTTTTTGCTCCATTATCCGGAATTGGTTACGGATGACATTACACGACGTCTTCTTACACCCATCGAAAGTGCTTTGGCTATGTTGATAAA TTTTACATCAGTTCTGAAAAGCTATGGACAACACTTGAAAGCACCAACGGCGATGGTACGACTGCGTTTGTATGAGACCCTCACTTTACTGCCAGCGAATGCTCTGGAATCTTCCTATACCCATCTGCTACGCATGTTGGTGTCAGAATTCACTCTCACAGAGAATCCGGCAAACACGACAACCTCTCTCTTACGGCAAATGTGCCATGCGGATGATTCCATTATTCTGGGGACATGGCTGCAAGAAACGGATCATCGCAGTATTGAAGATCAG cTTCAACCCAACAGTGCTGCAGGTTCCGGAGCTCTCGAGCATGATCCTTGTTGTCTGTATCGTACCATTACAAGTGGAGAGCAATGTCCCGGTCCATTACCGCTGGGTGTCGCTGTAATAGATCAGTCGGTTACATTGTTTGGATTGATTTTCCCAAAGGTAGCCAATAAACACCGGCTGCAGATGCTAGAGCATTTTGGGGAATGCATCAGACATGCCAAGAGCTCTCGCCAAGAAGCTGTGCAAATGAATATATTTACTGCTCTGTTGAGTGGATTGAAAGGGCTGACAGAAACTAAATCTGGTATTGGTCAGGAAGAAGTAAGAAAGAGTGCCACGAACTTGATAATTAACGCCCTGATTTGCACTAATCCTATATTGAGGTGTGCCGCTGGAGAAGCTCTGGGACGTATTGCGCAGGTGCTGGGTGACTCTCGAATCACTGCAGAGCTTGCTCAGACTAGTTTCGATCGTCTCAAGTCGGCACGCGATGTTGTGACTAGAACCGGTCACTCTCTCGCATTGGGTTGCTTGCATCGTTATGTAGGCGGAATGGGTTCATCCCAACATCTCAACACTAGCGTGTCTATATTACTAGCATTAGCTCAAGATGGAAGCTCACCTGTTGTGCAGGTTTGGTCTTTATACGCACTGTCACTGATTGCAGATTCTGGTGGACCTATGTTTCGGGGTTACGTTGAGCCAACACTCTCACTTTGTTTGAAATTACTGTTATCCGTACCACAATCACACGTGGATGTTCATCAGTGTATTGGGCGTGTACTGAGTGCACTTATAACAACCATGGGTCCTGAGCTACAAGGTAACAGTACTTCAATTTGCACTGCTCGGACTTCGCTACTTTGCGCGGCAGCCATCATGCAAGCTCATTCTGATCCTCTAGTACAAGCAGAAGCTACTGGTTGTTTGCAACAACTTCATCTCTTCGCTCCTCGACACGTCAATTTATCCACGTTAGTTCCTAATTTGTGTCAAAATCTAAACAGCAATTATTTAATGCTACGTAAAGCTGCCGTTTCCTGTCTAAGACAATTAACCACCCGTGAAGCGAAAGAAGTTTGTGAGCATGCTTTGAATTTGGTTAGTGACGTTGATGGTTTCGCGCTTTCTGACTATGGTTTACCGGGTGTTTTGTTTGGAATGCTCGATACTGAAAGTGATAATATAATGATCAAAAATATTCATGACACTATAACATCAATGTTACAAATACTGGCTGCTGATAATCTGTCTCAGTGGTTGAGTATGTGCAAGAATGTGCTGACCGTTGCTTCAGAAGCTGCTTTAACAGCGGGAGCAACCGAGACGGCAGGATCCAAGGAAGATGCGGACGATGATGCAGAAGATAACGAGGGCGATGATGACAACATTGAGTTCCATGCCGAAGACAATTTGGTAACCCATCCGGCTGTTCAACCCCGTTGGCCTACTCGTGTTTTTGCAGCGGAGTGCGTGAGAAAAATTATATCCACTTGTGAAAATGCCAGCGCAGCTCATTATGATTTATTGCTAGCAAAAGAAATGCAAATTACAAAATCCCGTGGCGATTATCTGGTCTTGCATTTGTCAGATTTGATAAGAATGGCCTTTATGGCCGCAACCAGTGATTCCGATCAGCTTAGATTAGAAGGACTGAAAACATTACAAGAAATAATAGACAAATTCGCACGAGTTCCTGAGCCTGAATTTCCTGGCCATCTTTTACTGGAACAGTTCCAGGCACAAGTTGGTGCTGCGTTGCGACCAGCTTTTTCACAAGACACTCCTTCTCATGTGACAGCAGCAGCATGTGAAGTCTGTTCAGCGTGGATTGGTTCTGGAGTTGCGAGAGACCTCAATGATCTACGTCGTGTTCATCAGTTGCTAGTGTCAAATTTAATTAAGCTTAATGATAAAACAAATAGTACACAATTGTACAACGAAAGTATGGCAACGTTGGAAAAATTAAGCATTTTGAAAGCCTGGGGTCAAGTCTACATAATGGCAATGATGGGCAACGGTACTGCACCCGCTAGCTTGATGCTGAAAATGTTGTCTTCTTCCTCGACCACCATCACATCATTGACTAATGAAAGTCGTTCGACTGGTGATGAAGAATTTGGCGACTTTGAAAGTCGCGGAGAGAGTTTGTTGGCGTTAGTGCAACCGGAATTAGACAATTTATCTACTCATTGGTTATCAGCTCTCAAAGATTATGCATTGCTTTCATTGCCAGCGGATTACGCGAGTCAATTGCCACACGATGGTGGAGCATTCTATACCAACGACACTATGAACTTGGCAAAACCATACTATTTGACATCCTGGCCACCGATATTGCATGCTGCAGCGCTGTGGCTTAATGCTGAAGGATTTGCTAAGAATGAACATGACTTCACAGTGACAAAAGCCAGCAACGATGATAAAACAAACGCAAACGATATACCTAGTGGTAAAACTATAGATAGGTTTAATCACCAAAATGCAACTGGGGTGGTGTGTGGTACGATCTCTCACGGTAGTCTCAGTGCTGACCGTTTTCATTTGGTATTCGGTATATGTATGGAAGCTCTCTGTAGTACTCGAACAAACGAAAAACTGGATAGTGTTATTGCGTGTTTGCAATCTTTGTATACaattttcgattcaaaatgGGCACGTTTAATGCTATCCAAAAATAAATCGCTGCCTGTTGAGCTATGTAATGTTTTACATCGTTTGATACTCACGAGGGATAGTGTTGAAGTTCAGTTTCTATGTATTCTGATATTGAAGCAGACTATTAAAGCTAGCAGTGAATCCTTGGAGTTGGAGAAACAAGATAAACAAGCTGAAGAAAAATCTAAAGATGAGAACGATAGCAATGTCGATGTTGATATTCTCGGGGAAGGAGGAGAGGAAGGCGAAATTTTGCCTGGCAAATCACATGTATACGCGGTAATGGAAGTTATTCTCTGTCTCCTGGCACGTCAAATTCCTGCCATGAACCCATCGCAGAGCGCTCGCGTTGCCACCGAACAACTGCAACGTCAGATGACGCAAGCAAAAAATGGCCGGTTCAAATTATCCGAGGACAACAGCCTGCTGGTGGCGACTGCCATTCAAAGTATGTCGGATCTTACGAAGCTTTGCTCACCAACAG GCGCAGTGTCTATTCTTCCGACAATACTTTACCTCACCACCAGTGTCATAAAAGAAGTGGCCACCAAATCAATCACTGATGAAACTATCATAGCCAATTCTAACATAATCCAAGCGGCACTGCAACTGTTAAAAGCCCTAGCCACCGATTGCTATGCCAAACACGAACTTTCATCCGATGAATGGAAAAAATTGTTACAGAGCGCATTAGGAAAGATCATCGATCTCACCAAAACGGGATGCGAAGAGACTAAACTGGATGAAGTGACTATGATGCTGGCCATCGCTGTCTTCCTACTACACACACCATCGTCCCTGGTAGCGGTACCGAACTTGCAGTACCCCTGTATTAATCATTTTCGACAGTGCTTAATAAGTGGATCCCCGATGGTACGACTGAAGTGTGTACAAACTATGCGATCCATTTTCATCAACACGGATTTGAAAATCGCAACTCCCTATATCCATGCCCTGGCACCGCGACTCGTTGAAATACTTTTTGCTGAAAACAACAGATGTCCCCAAAATGACATGGAACTTGCATTTATTCTGGAAGGCATAACCAGTTTAGAAGCTTTGACAGCGATAGCTGAGCCAAACAACC GTACACAAATGCTAACTTTATTGGTTCCTATACTCATCAATTATCTTCTGGAACCGGACCAGTTGAGAAACAAGACCAAACAATGCGTTCAACTGCACGAGCAGGCAATCCAGTGGCTAATGAAAATTGGACCAAAGTATCCATCAGAATTCAAATCGTTCATGTCGCAAGCCCCAGAGCTGCGCATTAAATTGGAAGTGGCAATCAAGCGAAATCAAATGAGCGCaattcaagcaaaaaataaaagcgAAGCCGCTAATGCGGTGGCACGAGCTAGTGCTACACAACAACAGAAACCTACAATTCAATTGAAAACTGACTTTAGCAATTTCAGCACGTAA